Proteins encoded together in one Thermomonospora curvata DSM 43183 window:
- a CDS encoding oxygenase MpaB family protein: protein MPSTEVTPLGPDSLTWRFFGDTRLLLVGPRAAVLQNMLPALGQGVLEHSVFFSETFARLKRSAGPILNTVYGGEDAPAIGRQVRDYHHHVKGELPDGGRYHALDPETYYWAHATFVDHMIYGVETFIRPLDEAEKRRIYEESKTWYRMYGVSDRPMPEDWEGFQAYWKHMLEEVLIAHKTARYGVGYTTKGLPAPRRFPKKLWRAVSPPLNKAASFLTIGGLPPRARELLELPWSAEDERRYRRFAARVRRAGRHWPLLPEAVRYFPQARKAFARARAAR, encoded by the coding sequence GTGCCCTCGACCGAAGTGACCCCGCTCGGCCCGGACTCGCTGACCTGGCGGTTCTTCGGGGACACCCGGCTGCTGCTGGTCGGTCCCCGGGCCGCCGTGCTGCAGAACATGCTGCCCGCCCTCGGCCAGGGCGTGCTGGAGCACTCGGTGTTCTTCTCCGAGACCTTCGCCCGGCTCAAGCGCTCGGCCGGCCCCATCCTCAACACCGTCTACGGCGGCGAGGACGCCCCCGCCATAGGACGGCAGGTCCGCGACTACCACCACCACGTCAAGGGCGAGCTGCCCGACGGCGGCCGCTACCACGCCCTGGACCCGGAGACCTACTACTGGGCGCACGCCACGTTCGTCGACCACATGATCTACGGGGTCGAGACGTTCATCCGCCCCCTCGACGAGGCGGAGAAACGGCGGATCTACGAGGAGTCCAAGACCTGGTACCGCATGTACGGGGTCAGCGACCGGCCCATGCCCGAGGACTGGGAGGGCTTCCAGGCGTACTGGAAGCACATGCTCGAAGAGGTCCTCATCGCCCACAAGACCGCCCGCTACGGCGTCGGCTACACCACCAAGGGCCTGCCCGCCCCCCGCCGCTTCCCCAAAAAGCTGTGGCGGGCCGTCAGCCCGCCGCTGAACAAGGCCGCCTCCTTCCTGACCATCGGCGGCCTGCCGCCACGGGCCCGCGAGCTGCTGGAGCTGCCCTGGAGCGCCGAGGACGAACGCCGCTACCGGCGCTTTGCCGCCCGGGTGCGGCGCGCGGGCCGCCACTGGCCGCTGCTGCCGGAGGCGGTGCGCTACTTCCCGCAGGCCCGCAAGGCCTTCGCCCGCGCCCGCGCCGCCCGCTGA
- a CDS encoding PhzF family phenazine biosynthesis protein: MDGTRPQVLRYAAFTRDPAGGNPAGVVPDAAGLREEEMLSIAAEVGYSETAFLTAPPDGPGRSFTVRYFAPETEVPFCGHATVAAAVALAERIGPGPLEFATRSGPVPVEVEQEADGTLRATLTSVEPYVEQVPDQDVSQALAALHWRPDELDPALPPRIAFAGARHLVLAAATRARLAALDYDFDALRAFMTARDLTTLHLVWRESKHVFHVRDPFPVGGVREDPATGSAAAAFGAYLRELGLVDATATVTLHQGQDMGRPALLRVDLHEGDRRVRVSGTAVRIPR; this comes from the coding sequence ATGGACGGCACACGGCCCCAGGTCCTGCGGTATGCGGCCTTCACCCGCGACCCCGCCGGCGGCAACCCGGCCGGCGTGGTGCCGGACGCCGCCGGCCTGCGGGAGGAGGAGATGCTGTCCATCGCCGCCGAGGTGGGCTACTCCGAGACCGCCTTCCTGACCGCCCCGCCGGACGGCCCCGGGCGGTCCTTCACCGTCCGCTACTTCGCCCCCGAAACGGAAGTGCCGTTCTGCGGGCACGCCACCGTCGCCGCCGCGGTCGCCCTGGCCGAACGGATCGGACCGGGCCCGCTGGAGTTCGCCACACGGTCAGGCCCCGTCCCGGTCGAGGTGGAACAAGAGGCCGACGGGACGCTGCGGGCCACGCTGACCAGCGTCGAGCCCTACGTGGAGCAGGTGCCCGACCAGGACGTGTCCCAGGCGCTGGCCGCCCTGCACTGGAGACCGGACGAGCTCGACCCCGCCTTGCCGCCGCGCATCGCCTTCGCCGGAGCCCGGCACCTGGTGCTCGCGGCGGCCACCCGGGCGCGGCTGGCCGCGCTGGACTACGACTTCGACGCCCTGCGGGCGTTCATGACCGCCCGGGACCTCACCACGCTGCACCTGGTCTGGCGGGAGTCGAAGCACGTCTTCCACGTCCGCGACCCCTTCCCGGTCGGCGGCGTGCGGGAGGACCCGGCGACCGGCTCCGCCGCCGCGGCGTTCGGCGCCTACCTGCGCGAACTGGGACTGGTGGACGCAACGGCCACGGTGACGCTGCACCAGGGACAGGACATGGGACGTCCCGCCCTGCTGCGCGTGGACCTGCACGAAGGGGACCGGCGAGTACGCGTGTCGGGCACGGCCGTCCGCATCCCCCGCTGA
- a CDS encoding AMP-binding protein codes for MSRIRQVLEGLTAARRAGLIGLPPRAVAPSIRALRAYGPLGAAATMNALRFGSRTALVDEHGTLTFADLERRSNALANAWRARGLGPASRVGILCRNHRGLLDAMTAAAKIGAGVLFLNTDFGGPQLVQTVEREGVTALVHDEEFTPVAAGAPAPQGRFVAWTDRPGGGDLERLIAEGDPAPPPAPGRHGSLVILTSGTSGAPKGAPRSSGPSAAWLPVGIVHRIPFRPGESVFVGPPMFHGWGLTAMLVTLGTGSVLLLRRRFDADAVLDLLERHRVRALVAVPVMLSRLLAADARRENRPRLRLRIIATGGAALSPALAERVMARFGPVLYNFYGSTEASSISIATPEDLRAAPGCVGRPTLGTTVKILDASGREVPPGVTGQIHIDSPLRFAGYTGGGTKPTAGKLMAVGDLGHLDAAGRLFIDGRADDMIVSGGENVYPAEVEELLAGHPGIREAAVVGVPDEEFGQRLRAYVVAADTALGEEEVRRYVSANLARYKVPRDVVFVEELPRTSTGKVLKRLLPR; via the coding sequence ATGTCCCGCATCCGCCAGGTCCTCGAAGGGCTGACCGCCGCACGGCGAGCCGGGCTGATCGGCCTGCCGCCGCGGGCGGTGGCGCCGTCGATCCGCGCGCTGCGCGCCTACGGGCCGCTGGGCGCGGCCGCCACCATGAACGCGCTGCGCTTCGGCTCCCGCACCGCGCTGGTGGACGAGCACGGCACGCTCACCTTCGCCGACCTGGAACGCCGCTCCAACGCGCTGGCGAACGCCTGGCGGGCGCGCGGGCTCGGCCCCGCCAGCCGCGTCGGCATCCTGTGCCGCAACCACCGCGGCCTGCTGGACGCCATGACCGCCGCCGCCAAGATCGGCGCCGGGGTGCTGTTCCTCAACACCGACTTCGGCGGCCCGCAACTGGTGCAGACCGTCGAACGCGAAGGCGTCACCGCCCTCGTCCACGACGAGGAGTTCACGCCGGTGGCCGCCGGCGCCCCCGCCCCGCAGGGCCGTTTCGTCGCCTGGACCGACCGGCCCGGCGGCGGCGATCTGGAACGGCTCATCGCCGAAGGCGACCCGGCCCCGCCCCCCGCCCCCGGCCGGCACGGCTCCCTGGTCATCCTCACCAGCGGCACCTCCGGCGCCCCCAAGGGCGCCCCGCGCTCCTCCGGGCCGAGCGCGGCGTGGCTGCCCGTCGGCATCGTGCACCGCATCCCCTTCCGCCCCGGTGAGAGCGTCTTCGTCGGGCCGCCGATGTTCCACGGCTGGGGCCTGACCGCCATGCTGGTCACCCTGGGCACCGGCTCGGTGCTGCTGCTGCGCCGCCGCTTCGACGCCGACGCCGTGCTGGACCTGCTGGAACGCCACCGGGTCCGGGCGCTGGTGGCGGTGCCGGTGATGCTGTCGCGGCTGCTGGCCGCCGACGCCCGCCGCGAGAACCGGCCGAGGCTGCGGCTGCGGATCATCGCCACCGGCGGCGCCGCGCTGTCCCCCGCCCTGGCCGAACGGGTCATGGCCCGCTTCGGCCCGGTGCTCTACAACTTCTACGGCTCCACCGAGGCCTCCAGCATCAGCATCGCCACCCCCGAGGACCTGCGCGCCGCCCCCGGCTGCGTGGGCCGTCCCACCCTCGGCACCACCGTGAAGATCCTGGACGCATCCGGCCGGGAGGTGCCGCCGGGCGTCACCGGGCAGATCCACATCGACAGCCCGCTGCGCTTTGCCGGCTACACCGGCGGCGGGACCAAGCCCACGGCCGGGAAGCTGATGGCGGTCGGCGACCTGGGACATCTGGACGCCGCCGGGCGGCTGTTCATCGACGGCCGCGCCGACGACATGATCGTCTCGGGCGGGGAGAACGTGTACCCGGCCGAGGTCGAGGAGCTGCTGGCCGGCCACCCCGGCATCCGGGAGGCCGCCGTCGTCGGCGTCCCCGACGAGGAGTTCGGGCAGCGCCTGCGCGCCTATGTGGTCGCCGCCGACACCGCGCTGGGCGAGGAGGAGGTGCGCCGGTACGTCTCGGCCAACCTGGCCCGCTACAAGGTCCCCCGCGACGTGGTGTTCGTCGAGGAGCTGCCCCGCACCTCCACGGGCAAGGTCCTCAAGCGGCTGCTGCCCCGGTGA